The following proteins are co-located in the Paenibacillus sp. FSL H8-0079 genome:
- a CDS encoding SDR family NAD(P)-dependent oxidoreductase produces the protein MKRAIVIGATGGTGAAITEELIKRGISTIAFGRSSQKLEQLAVKLGSPNHLQMAVGDAFRSDDIIAASQETDVIFHCANVPYNEMESRLIPLGESVMVAAEHLGLNVVVIDGIYPYGRRQMSEVTEEHPKQPHTRKGKTRLAYEQMLFSKRWSKAQVMIVRLPDYYGPTANQASYLGSTLEAIAKGKMAFFIGNMKVPREYIYLPDAAVMVVELASRQTTYGQNWNIPGTGIISGHEIVRMAQKAAGRSKPVMALGKVGLSLIGLGVPVMKEIVEMLYLTEEPLILSRQKYEEQIGPVVATSFEEGVALTIKELLGE, from the coding sequence ATGAAAAGAGCTATTGTGATTGGAGCCACAGGTGGAACAGGTGCGGCAATTACGGAGGAATTGATTAAACGGGGGATTTCTACGATTGCATTTGGGCGCTCCAGTCAAAAACTGGAGCAACTTGCGGTAAAGTTGGGATCTCCAAATCACCTGCAAATGGCAGTGGGAGATGCATTTCGGTCGGATGATATTATCGCTGCTTCCCAGGAAACGGATGTTATATTTCATTGTGCAAACGTCCCGTATAACGAGATGGAGAGCAGGCTGATTCCGCTGGGCGAATCTGTGATGGTGGCGGCAGAACACCTGGGTCTGAACGTGGTTGTAATAGACGGAATCTACCCTTATGGTAGAAGACAAATGAGCGAGGTAACGGAAGAACATCCGAAGCAGCCACATACCCGAAAAGGCAAGACACGACTTGCCTATGAACAAATGTTATTCAGCAAGAGATGGAGCAAAGCTCAGGTGATGATCGTTCGCTTGCCGGACTATTATGGCCCAACGGCTAATCAGGCTTCCTATCTGGGTTCAACGCTTGAAGCGATAGCGAAAGGCAAGATGGCTTTTTTTATCGGAAATATGAAGGTTCCCAGAGAGTACATCTATTTGCCGGATGCTGCGGTTATGGTGGTAGAACTTGCAAGCAGGCAGACGACGTATGGACAGAACTGGAACATTCCTGGAACGGGGATCATCTCGGGTCATGAGATTGTACGTATGGCACAGAAGGCTGCGGGAAGAAGCAAACCTGTGATGGCGTTAGGAAAAGTGGGCTTGTCGTTGATTGGACTGGGTGTACCGGTTATGAAAGAAATTGTAGAGATGTTATATCTGACCGAGGAACCCCTGATCTTGAGTAGACAGAAGTATGAGGAACAGATTGGCCCAGTTGTGGCAACATCTTTTGAAGAGGGAGTTGCGTTGACGATTAAGGAGTTACTGGGTGAGTAG
- a CDS encoding AraC family transcriptional regulator: protein MEENDWIKRLEQLHFSAVHVCHYSSNPGAVQRRIWKRFAICRVIAGKGSLSMDNIVHTVSQDEWFLLKPGMHVEFQTDMEAPVRYQIILFSCVTLTRRRNAWHTEAFDLPVTGKLNVPSNTRDIQEMMDTLVSGKHSFTSLEKTRRKHLLHQLLIQLMMHVNEATPPVAGMDLALDYMTHQYMEDIRIDQMASMAGLSVNHFIRTFKRQLNMTPIEYILKLRMAKAKQLLFSSDKIKEIAEQVGYKDEHYFSRVFKKNEGIAPTLYMKNKVNRIATLYYGLDDYVITLGLRPVSALSYGQRVARHVAIPALQAHSHQGLILDSFNQNYDDLRRVQPDLIITSDRLEPNDSLNRIAPTTMLEHTNHFGERLLYMADIMGRTEQAVQWIEQHAELSRVLRGRIQSRWGKQSAMFIRVTSHFYRMYGLNNQTGALLYDDMGFYLPRDFPEQQWAVESKVCDLQLYDADHVFVMVDPTEDARAQLRQLQQSSAWLALKAVQEGHVYNAGDIFFKTLGPTGRMWAMRYVAEQLGVTLR from the coding sequence ATGGAGGAAAATGATTGGATCAAACGACTGGAACAGCTACATTTCTCTGCTGTCCACGTCTGCCATTACTCTAGCAATCCGGGGGCTGTTCAGCGTCGGATCTGGAAAAGGTTCGCCATTTGCAGGGTCATCGCGGGCAAGGGATCTTTGTCTATGGATAACATTGTACATACGGTATCTCAAGACGAGTGGTTTTTGTTGAAGCCAGGAATGCATGTGGAGTTTCAGACGGATATGGAAGCACCTGTCCGATATCAGATCATTTTATTTTCCTGTGTTACACTTACCCGGCGTCGGAATGCTTGGCATACCGAGGCATTTGATCTCCCTGTGACGGGCAAGCTTAATGTTCCTTCCAATACACGTGATATTCAGGAGATGATGGATACCCTGGTGAGTGGAAAACACTCGTTTACGAGTCTGGAAAAGACGCGCAGGAAACATCTTTTGCATCAGTTGTTGATTCAGTTAATGATGCACGTGAATGAAGCAACTCCCCCTGTAGCGGGGATGGATTTGGCACTTGATTATATGACGCATCAGTATATGGAAGATATTCGAATTGATCAGATGGCCAGCATGGCAGGGCTTAGTGTGAATCATTTTATAAGAACATTCAAACGACAATTAAATATGACCCCGATTGAATATATACTGAAACTACGTATGGCAAAGGCCAAGCAGTTGTTATTTTCTTCAGATAAAATCAAGGAAATTGCGGAGCAAGTGGGTTATAAGGACGAGCACTATTTCAGCAGAGTCTTCAAGAAAAACGAAGGAATCGCCCCAACGTTATATATGAAAAATAAAGTGAATCGCATTGCCACCTTGTATTACGGGTTGGACGATTATGTGATAACGCTTGGTTTGAGGCCAGTATCCGCTTTATCCTATGGTCAGAGGGTGGCTCGTCATGTTGCCATACCTGCGCTTCAAGCACACAGTCATCAGGGACTTATTCTGGATAGCTTCAATCAGAACTATGATGATTTGAGGCGAGTCCAACCGGACCTGATCATTACAAGTGATCGTTTGGAGCCAAATGACTCCCTGAATCGTATCGCGCCTACCACCATGCTGGAGCACACCAACCATTTTGGCGAGAGGCTTCTGTATATGGCGGACATTATGGGTCGCACCGAACAGGCTGTACAGTGGATTGAACAACATGCTGAACTGAGCCGGGTTCTTCGAGGACGCATTCAATCGAGGTGGGGGAAACAGAGTGCCATGTTCATCCGGGTGACTTCTCATTTCTACCGAATGTATGGATTGAACAACCAGACAGGGGCGCTATTGTATGATGATATGGGATTTTATTTGCCTCGTGATTTTCCGGAACAACAGTGGGCTGTAGAGAGCAAAGTTTGCGATTTGCAGTTATACGACGCGGATCATGTGTTTGTAATGGTCGATCCCACAGAAGACGCACGTGCTCAACTGAGGCAATTACAGCAATCCAGTGCATGGTTGGCATTAAAGGCTGTTCAAGAAGGCCATGTATATAATGCAGGAGATATTTTTTTCAAAACGCTGGGTCCCACCGGACGCATGTGGGCCATGCGATATGTGGCAGAGCAACTTGGGGTTACCTTACGGTGA
- a CDS encoding NAD(P)-binding domain-containing protein, with amino-acid sequence MSLEALNERVKNDLAYLSFGGANWVRPREHADGHVYDVVIVGGGQSGLGAAFGLLRERISNIVVIDENTSGLEGPWETYARMVTLRTPKHLTSIDLGIPSLTFRSWCEAQVGPEGWEEVDKIPRGDWMNYLRWYREILNLPVLNEVKLTLVEPTEDGIHRLHVNKAGTQMDVILARKVVFATGIQGGGEWHVPSMIADRLPRELYAHTSEAIDFERLKGKRVSVLGGGASAFDNASYALATGVAEAHVFVRREQLPSVNPIRQMEQSGMIERYHALPVADKYEVISHFFKFNQPPTNDTFNRAAAWPGFELHLNSPWLSVEATNQGAIVHTAQGAFTFDFLIISTGLLSDPALRPELRLIESHIARWEDCYQAPAEHRNALLDAHPYLSSGFALTSRSEQGEEQLHGLFVFNYSALASCGLSASAISGTKSAVPKLVSAIADQLFLDDREVILQQFYAYEEQEFTATWVKSGALG; translated from the coding sequence ATGAGCCTGGAAGCTTTGAATGAACGTGTGAAGAATGATCTAGCTTATTTGTCATTTGGTGGCGCGAACTGGGTACGTCCAAGAGAACATGCGGATGGTCATGTCTATGATGTCGTCATTGTGGGTGGAGGCCAGAGTGGATTAGGGGCGGCATTTGGGCTTCTTCGTGAACGGATCTCCAATATTGTGGTCATTGACGAGAATACATCGGGGCTTGAAGGACCTTGGGAGACTTATGCGCGAATGGTTACTTTGCGTACACCCAAGCATCTGACTTCCATCGATCTGGGTATCCCCTCGTTAACCTTTCGCTCATGGTGTGAAGCACAGGTAGGGCCCGAAGGTTGGGAAGAAGTAGACAAGATCCCGCGTGGAGACTGGATGAATTATTTGCGCTGGTATCGGGAAATATTGAATCTGCCTGTGCTTAATGAGGTGAAATTGACACTGGTTGAGCCAACAGAGGACGGTATACATCGACTTCATGTGAACAAGGCAGGAACTCAGATGGATGTCATACTTGCTCGTAAAGTAGTGTTTGCTACAGGAATACAAGGGGGCGGAGAGTGGCATGTACCTTCCATGATTGCCGATAGATTACCTCGGGAGCTGTATGCCCACACGTCTGAAGCGATTGATTTTGAACGACTAAAAGGTAAACGGGTTTCTGTGCTTGGCGGCGGTGCTTCTGCTTTTGATAATGCCAGTTATGCGCTTGCCACGGGTGTGGCCGAAGCTCATGTATTTGTACGGCGGGAACAGCTGCCTAGTGTTAATCCTATTCGTCAGATGGAACAATCCGGTATGATCGAGCGATACCACGCTCTTCCGGTTGCTGATAAATATGAAGTGATCTCTCATTTCTTCAAATTCAATCAACCGCCTACCAACGATACGTTTAATCGTGCGGCAGCCTGGCCTGGATTCGAACTGCATTTGAACTCGCCCTGGCTGAGTGTAGAAGCAACGAACCAAGGCGCGATTGTGCATACGGCCCAGGGAGCGTTTACGTTTGATTTTCTGATTATTAGCACAGGTCTGCTTAGTGATCCGGCACTTCGGCCTGAACTCAGACTTATAGAGTCGCATATCGCGCGTTGGGAGGACTGTTATCAGGCTCCAGCAGAGCATCGCAATGCCTTGCTGGATGCACATCCATACCTAAGTTCGGGGTTTGCACTGACCAGCAGAAGTGAGCAGGGTGAGGAGCAGTTGCATGGATTGTTTGTATTCAATTACTCTGCACTTGCCAGCTGTGGTCTGTCCGCATCAGCAATATCGGGGACCAAGAGTGCAGTTCCGAAGCTGGTCTCTGCAATAGCGGATCAGTTGTTCCTCGATGATCGGGAGGTTATTTTGCAACAATTCTATGCTTATGAAGAACAGGAATTTACGGCTACGTGGGTGAAAAGTGGTGCCCTTGGCTGA
- a CDS encoding DUF896 domain-containing protein has translation MIPILGRINELSRKQRSSVGLTKAEQSEQQELRKQYLQAIRGQVLTTMLAVSVVDPLGHDVTPEKLTNEKLQRREQAGQ, from the coding sequence ATGATTCCTATTTTGGGACGCATCAATGAATTAAGTCGAAAACAACGAAGCAGCGTTGGCTTGACAAAAGCAGAACAAAGCGAGCAGCAGGAGCTTAGAAAACAATATTTACAGGCTATTCGAGGTCAGGTGCTGACAACCATGTTGGCAGTATCCGTTGTGGACCCACTGGGTCATGATGTGACCCCTGAGAAATTAACCAATGAAAAATTGCAGCGCCGAGAACAAGCCGGCCAATAG
- a CDS encoding ABC transporter substrate-binding protein: protein MVRQRATTMILLALLVLVLTACSKASEVTEATPPQQDTPVEESGTQTIEHLKGTTVVPQKIERMVVLSAAYIDHMLTIGEKPAGVNVEVRYGGDYLPYFADQLAGIPTVGSADSPNLEAILQIDPDVIVIESRTAESTYDQLEKIAPTIVLGTEWLDFVDDTTYWTQDLLTIAGMYNKVDLAKEKIAEVEQQAKQLKAKIEQLDQKKLAYLRVREKTLQIYAAKGHPTNTLLYHDLGFVPTTVTPAEQREDLSMEKIADIDANFVVLEVDPNADEYLNNINASSLWKGVPAVGADQVYTTDSFWLFKGWGAIGRSEIINEVEEMIQ from the coding sequence ATGGTAAGACAGAGAGCAACAACGATGATACTGTTGGCCCTGCTTGTGCTCGTTCTGACGGCATGTAGCAAGGCATCAGAAGTAACAGAAGCAACGCCTCCGCAACAGGATACACCTGTGGAAGAGAGTGGTACGCAAACGATTGAGCATCTTAAAGGAACAACGGTTGTACCGCAAAAAATAGAGCGTATGGTGGTATTATCTGCTGCTTACATCGATCACATGTTGACGATTGGTGAGAAACCAGCAGGCGTTAATGTAGAAGTTCGTTACGGAGGAGATTATTTGCCTTACTTTGCAGATCAGCTTGCCGGCATTCCAACGGTAGGGTCTGCAGACAGTCCTAACCTGGAGGCTATCCTTCAGATTGATCCGGATGTCATCGTTATTGAGAGTCGAACTGCGGAGAGTACGTATGATCAGTTGGAGAAAATCGCTCCGACGATTGTACTTGGTACTGAATGGCTGGATTTTGTTGATGATACAACATATTGGACACAGGATCTGTTGACCATTGCCGGGATGTACAACAAAGTGGATCTGGCAAAAGAAAAGATAGCCGAGGTAGAGCAGCAGGCGAAGCAATTAAAAGCGAAGATCGAACAACTGGATCAAAAAAAGTTGGCTTATCTGCGTGTAAGAGAGAAGACCTTACAAATTTACGCGGCAAAAGGACATCCAACCAACACACTTTTGTATCATGATCTTGGATTTGTGCCAACGACTGTGACACCTGCCGAACAACGTGAGGACCTGTCCATGGAGAAAATCGCGGATATCGATGCTAATTTCGTAGTTCTTGAGGTTGACCCGAATGCCGATGAGTATTTAAACAACATCAATGCAAGCTCACTCTGGAAGGGAGTGCCGGCTGTCGGTGCAGATCAGGTCTATACGACAGACTCGTTCTGGTTGTTTAAGGGCTGGGGAGCGATTGGGCGAAGCGAGATTATCAACGAAGTTGAAGAGATGATTCAATAG
- a CDS encoding helix-turn-helix transcriptional regulator, giving the protein MMNENKLKRAFKQQYGRSIHAYVIQKRMEKARELLESGQVGVSEAAQLEGYVNSSYFISRFRQTYGYNPSKLKG; this is encoded by the coding sequence ATGATGAATGAAAATAAGCTAAAACGAGCATTCAAGCAGCAATACGGCAGATCCATTCATGCGTACGTCATTCAGAAACGGATGGAAAAGGCGCGTGAGCTACTGGAGAGTGGGCAAGTTGGTGTATCGGAGGCTGCCCAATTGGAAGGGTATGTGAACAGCAGTTATTTCATCAGTCGTTTCAGGCAAACGTATGGCTATAATCCAAGTAAGCTTAAAGGATGA
- a CDS encoding TetR/AcrR family transcriptional regulator encodes MAKDTAASVNRRNDIISAAIDVFAEIGYYRATTAQVAERAQISQPYIFRFFKTKEALLLTAIEVSWTRVIDSFRIVVETATPDQLENDLIEAYDKILESHKSEILLQMQAQTIREEVIRQAMQKGISDVRSMVLEAFTVAGIAEPLKRTMIFLAIGMLCNLSTALDMPELKDR; translated from the coding sequence ATGGCTAAAGATACAGCAGCGTCGGTTAACCGGCGAAATGATATTATTTCTGCAGCGATTGATGTCTTCGCGGAAATTGGCTATTATCGTGCAACTACAGCTCAAGTGGCTGAACGGGCACAGATCTCACAGCCGTATATCTTTCGTTTTTTCAAAACCAAAGAAGCTTTATTATTAACTGCAATTGAGGTCTCGTGGACTAGGGTGATTGATTCTTTTCGAATTGTGGTGGAGACGGCGACGCCAGATCAGTTGGAGAATGATCTAATTGAAGCCTACGATAAGATTCTCGAATCTCACAAGAGTGAAATTTTGCTTCAGATGCAGGCGCAAACGATTCGGGAAGAAGTCATTCGTCAGGCCATGCAAAAAGGCATTAGTGATGTACGAAGCATGGTACTTGAAGCTTTCACCGTTGCGGGAATTGCTGAACCGCTGAAAAGAACCATGATTTTCTTAGCGATTGGGATGTTGTGTAATTTATCTACTGCATTGGATATGCCGGAGCTGAAGGATCGTTAG